GAAATTGCTTAaaaattgtgtcaaaacagGTGACAGCAATTTTTTGTTGAGTGGAGGCGACTCCTTCTCTGCTCTGAATTTGGCTCGAGCTATTGAAGATCGATTAGAGTTATCTGCTCCTGATCTGGTTGATGTCATTCTGCATAAGTCATTCTCCGATATTGTCAGTCATGTGGAAAAACTTGCCAGCAAAAGTGAGGTGAAGTCTacaaaaaggagagaaaaaGAGCTGGAGGAGGGAGTTAAGATCTctataaataagaaaatacgATTAGAATCCTATAATAGATTGTGGAAGTCATGTTCTTGCATGAACAGTGCAGTGATGAGGGGCAACCAATACTTCTGTATGACATGTATGAAAACTGTAAGGAACCCTGTTCTTAAAACTCAGACTCAGAGAAATAAAGACAGTGGAATATTTGGCTGTAATCTGACTGGGACTTTTTGTAGAGAAGAACCCAGTAAGGTACTGACTCTGAACTCTGGAACTATTGATACAGAAGCATTAGCTCAGATGATCGGCAGAGTAGAGATTACACAGAGGTGGAGCTTTGATACAGGGAAATGTGTGGATGCATCTCCTCTTGTGATTCAAGCTAGGTACCAATTTAATCCTTAATTTGTTAGTACTTTGTTAAAGGTTAGTTAAACatgaaatgtaaaataacatgtacattgtacatgttttcaggtctgaaactgtttattttataaatcataaaaggaaCAAGTGCCGTAAGAAATTAGATATTTTGGCCCCTTGATTCAAGTGTAataattactatatatataaagtcaTACATCACCTTGTGTGTAATTCGCTTCTAGAtgtttgtgtaattttttttaattcaatttagtTTTGGCCTTCATGAGGTTTTCATTGGCTCCCACTCCCATCACATGTATGCTCTAGTAGCTGAAACTGGAGCCTTGCTTTGGAAAACAAAACTAGGAGACAGAATAGAATCATCAGCATGTGTCAGTCTGTGTGGGAAATATATCATTGTTGGTAAGGACAAATTACAGTCTCAAATTGGAAcatttattataccccccgcaaacaaagtttgggggggtatataggaatcaccttgtccgtccatccgtctgtccgtctgtctgtccgtctgtctgtgcaatcgtgtccggtccatatctttcttatggagaaacattggaagttcttacttcacacaaagattgctcatgacctaagggtgtgtcatgaccttgacccaaggtcattcggccaaggtcaaggtcactggcagaaaaagtgcaaaattcgtgtccggtccatatctttcttatggggaaacatttgaagttcttacttcacacaaagattgcttatgacctaagggtgtgtcatgaccttgacccaaggtcatttgggcaaggtcactggcagaaaaaatgcaaaattcgtgtccggtccatatctttcttatggggaaacattggaagttcttacttcacacaatgattgcttatgattaaagggtgtgtcatgaccttgacccaaggtcaattgagaaagttcaaggtcattgtttcaaaaaagctatattctgtctgtgtcatgtcttgtattaatggaaatattagaagctaaaaattaacagttttcagaaataaagcagttgttatttatagaaaatggacagtgaaatagattcatccaatattttctataatagcaaaagtacacgcgttatgatttttttcttagcggggggtatcaattgtgagcttgctcacagtacctctagattataatattacatgaaaacCTTGTAAAGGGAGAAAAGAGATGGGGCAAGGAGTCAACTTAACAATGCATGAAATCAATGAAACCAATGTAATACTGGTTATGCATGTACGATTTTgtgattatttaaaatttttgtaatttaagtacaattcaaagtaaaattatacATCTATTATATGTATTGAACATGTTAAGATAAGTCAAGATTTAAATACAGGTACTCTGCATATCACATTAAGTACTGTTTTTAGATTAAAGATACTTGAAGTTTAAATTTTGCTACTATAGGTTGTTATGATGGTGGCGTTTACACATTAGCAAGAGACACTGGAGATATAATCTGGATGTATAGAACGAAGTCATCTGTGAAAAGTTCCCCCGCAGTGGACCCCATCACTGGCTGGATCTATATAGGCTCCCACGATCACCATGTTTACTCACTTGCCATTGAGGTACACTAAAGGCTACACATGTACTGGTGTTTCTTTGTATgtgctttatttattttttttcacttactACTGAAAAGAGATCATCTAAATTGTTTAACAAAATCTTACCTGGTATTAGAAAGATccatttttgaaagaaattttggTAATGCATGGATTTGTGACCTTGACTTTTGACATTTATTGCAAAATTAATGGGGATATCCATATACCCATCATATTACGTTTGCAAGGGCTCACTGTAATCTGGAAACCATTCCAGACAGGGAAACAAGTCATGcagatattacatgtagtttcaaactttaaaaaaaaaacaaaggtaATGTAGGTAGAGTAGAGCTCTATCTCAACTGAATGATGATGGTGTTTACCAACTTGTATCTTCTTATTCTCTACTTTTATATGAGAGACTCGCAATGaacacatttatatttttaatgatttactctCTCCTTTTAGAACCAGGTGTGCTGTTGGCGAGTCCAGATTGACGAGGGTAGCGTGTTCTCCTCCCCAGCATTGTCGTACGACAACCACTATGTCTGTGTCTGTTCACTGTCTGGTCATGTAGCAGCCCTCCGTCCAGTAAGTCAACAAACTCTTTGGGATTTTAAGTATGACATGTCTAgcttttacaaattttgatacatatgaggaaaagaaacattttataatGGTAGATTAAAAATTAAGCCAGGCTCTATATCTGCCATTATATTTCTCCAGATAACAACTAGTATGTAATGTTTTacttaaaatgtgaaaagttttatttaggtTCTGGATTAATCACTATTCCAAAACTTAATTGCCCTTCAAACATGTATCTTGATAATACATATCATGTCATGCTGACATAATCAACCACATGTTGGATtgtttgagggttttttttggggttATTTTACCGCAAACCTTTTCTGTAAAATTAATGATGAATTTCAATAATACATATTACATTGTGCATTGCAAGTTATAGTTTACTTTCATGTGTACTTTGGGCAAATAGATAGTCCATGtaagcattatacatgtacgtgtatgtTGTTGCAGATTTACTTAATATCAGATCTTGAATTCTTTCATAAATGAGAACGTTTATGATTTTGTGTGTAGAAATCTGGTGAGATCATATGGAAGTTCAATACAGGGAAGCCACTATTTTCTTCTCCTACAATCACCACCATTGGTCCATGTGTAGGCTGTGTGGATGGCAAATTATATCAGCTGGATCACCAGGGATGTCTTGTAAGTGTGCAATCAGTTGattaattactagtatttactacaatattattttgattaaacacATGCCATTAATATACATGAATTTGATTATttctatttgattttttgtattttcaagaaCCTTTGGTTTTTCcaccaaaacaaataaaacgtTTCGTGGGTGTTTTGTAATGTGCACTGTTTGCTTCACAGGTGTGGTCATTTACAACTTCAGCTCCAATATTTTCTTCGCCTGTACAACTTCCAGTAGTTATTCCTGTCTCCCTAACCATCTCTAATCATTCCATTCTTCTTGGATCCCATGACAATAATGTGTACTGTATATCATCAGATGGCACAGAGTTATGGAGGCAAAAGACAACAGACTTTGTTTACTCAACTTGTTTCTGTTTtggaaatgtttttgaaaactttCATGACAGTGAAAAAAGAAATTCCCTTCCTCAGAACAAACAACAAGaaataaacacttttaaataCTGTGTGGTAACTTCTAAAGACGGAACAATAACAGTGATTGGACTAGAAACAGGTCGGATGGTCGGTTCATTCAAGCTTCCCTGGGAGGTATTCTCCTCCCCAGTAGTGATAGGAAACCTTCTGGTTGTAGGGTGTAGAGATAACAGTGTGTATTGTCTCAATGTCagtgaaaaataataaacaaattattactGTGTATTGTTTTGTGTTGAGCTTATTGATTCAAggtcactatttttttttacggtTCTTTTTTATatcccccgcaaacaaagtttatgGGGATATAGAAATCACCTTGTCTGCCTGTCCACCAGTCTCTCCGGATGATCATGTCCGAttcatatctttcttattgaaaaacattggaagttcctTCTTTATACAAAGATTTCTTATTACCATAGGATGTGTCATTATCTTAACATAAGGTCATTTGGGGAAGTTCAAGGTTACTAGAAGGAAAATGAGTATTTCGTGTCCAGTCTTTATCTTTCtcatggagaaacattggatgTTCCTACTTCACACTAAGATTGCCTATGACCTAAGGATGTGTCATGCTCTTGACCCAAGTTCAtttgggcaagttcaaggtcacttgaaggaaaagtttatattttgtgtCTGGTCCTCATCTTTCTTACGGAGAAACATTGAAAGTTACTTtaaacaaagattgcttatgacctgagggtgagTTGtgatcttgacccaaggtcatttatGCAATTTCAAGGTCACTGAAAAAAAAGTGCATAATTCATGTCTGGTCTACAAGACCTGGGAAGGCATATATGGTGCACATATGGTCACTGTGCCAAGTGCCGCATCACGCacttaaattgtaaaacatgcaaacacaatattttataatgtgTGATTTTATCATAGTCTGCATTTTTTGTAATCTTCAATGGAATTGTCTGAGGAGTTAAGAATGGTATGATCGAAACACCATTTAAATCCTAGCTACATTTTTGTTAAGGCttaattacataaattttattgtcaatGATGCATGTGATGTATTATCGTAAgctaatactgtaaattccttatattttgcgagtacttaattccgtgatcccgctgttttgtatcaaattgcgagaatataaaattgcgaaCGCTGAACTTTTATCCTTATTTCTTATTGTTCTCAACTGTAAcaaaaataatggcgagatttttcAATCCGCGAAGAGTGCTTAAttcttgcgattttacgcggatattagtTCCTTGCCTTTAATTATGAATCTACAGtagtcaatttaaaaaatggccCGCCCCATTGTATTTTTTCTCAGTCccataaatttcaaaatcactTTGCAGGTTATTTGCAATTGGGTAAGTTTATGGACACTGGAAGCAAATGTTCATAATTTGCATCCACTCTATATATTCTAATGGAGAAACAATTATTATGAAGAtcctacttcacacaaagattgcttatgggTGTGTCATGATCTAAACTTAAGGTCATTtttgcaagttcaaggtcattgtaagaaaaatgaataattcctGTCTAGGCCTTATCTTGTAATGGAAAATTATTAGAAGCTtcctacttcacacaaagacTGCTTATGACCTGAAAATATGTCATGGCCTTGAGTTTTGGTCATTTTGCAAGTTCTAAGTCACAAAAGGAAAAGTGGTGCATTCATTACTTTCAAACAGAGAAATACTTTAATTTTAGTGGAAGGGGATGGTATTACTTGTGAGCTTGCTTTATTTCCCTGTGATCTTGACTACAATCTATATCTTGAGTtaagcttaaattaaaaagatgctGTAACAGTGTTATACATGGTATGTCTAAATTCGAGGACAAAGATATTTATGGTTGATATGTTTGAGTTATAATTTTCTGACCTTGACTTTTCCTATGACCTTGACATTGTTTTTC
The nucleotide sequence above comes from Magallana gigas chromosome 2, xbMagGiga1.1, whole genome shotgun sequence. Encoded proteins:
- the LOC105331480 gene encoding beta-alanine-activating enzyme isoform X1 codes for the protein MSTLMELLEKEIKLYMDSVAVVYDDGYVKQFQTYSQLLKTAEIIADVLKKDKVDKSVIAVCRDTDHLTPAILCGILKSGCAFYCFDEHGIEGTAERLHKMNVRFILIQANYTQVIESLLQMFDRKLITGTSSHLSSLGLISLKLPSRSDTNKGVSDIAYCITTSGSTGRRKLVQVPHSCIIPNITHIRSIYNLKIDDLVLLCSPLTFDPSIVEIFVTLLSGACLLIIPDHAKLQSKKLLNLIHRRNKVTVIQATPSLIQRQPPSDLKNTLLSESSSLRILALGGEEFPPLSQIHEWRAPDNKTQFINLYGITEVSCWSFYHCLNDKEIWDNKEVPIGKPLAKSEYKVLGEDGMKILQGEGKLYLGGCDRQCLIDDECHKNDNVPKFRDSGDFVRIDNEGRIIYIGRKDRQVKRNGCRLHLGEIEKIAVAEPSVFECKAVMKGERLVLFIVPKLPLENKTMKDYVQSIIKRKLPKHYSPDDIILVDEIPITKHGKCDFKALLSQTRESIDKFGHGISKITIENILKEEWKKLLKNCVKTGDSNFLLSGGDSFSALNLARAIEDRLELSAPDLVDVILHKSFSDIVSHVEKLASKSEVKSTKRREKELEEGVKISINKKIRLESYNRLWKSCSCMNSAVMRGNQYFCMTCMKTVRNPVLKTQTQRNKDSGIFGCNLTGTFCREEPSKVLTLNSGTIDTEALAQMIGRVEITQRWSFDTGKCVDASPLVIQASFGLHEVFIGSHSHHMYALVAETGALLWKTKLGDRIESSACVSLCGKYIIVGCYDGGVYTLARDTGDIIWMYRTKSSVKSSPAVDPITGWIYIGSHDHHVYSLAIENQVCCWRVQIDEGSVFSSPALSYDNHYVCVCSLSGHVAALRPKSGEIIWKFNTGKPLFSSPTITTIGPCVGCVDGKLYQLDHQGCLVWSFTTSAPIFSSPVQLPVVIPVSLTISNHSILLGSHDNNVYCISSDGTELWRQKTTDFVYSTCFCFGNVFENFHDSEKRNSLPQNKQQEINTFKYCVVTSKDGTITVIGLETGRMVGSFKLPWEVFSSPVVIGNLLVVGCRDNSVYCLNVSEK
- the LOC105331480 gene encoding beta-alanine-activating enzyme isoform X2, with protein sequence MNVRFILIQANYTQVIESLLQMFDRKLITGTSSHLSSLGLISLKLPSRSDTNKGVSDIAYCITTSGSTGRRKLVQVPHSCIIPNITHIRSIYNLKIDDLVLLCSPLTFDPSIVEIFVTLLSGACLLIIPDHAKLQSKKLLNLIHRRNKVTVIQATPSLIQRQPPSDLKNTLLSESSSLRILALGGEEFPPLSQIHEWRAPDNKTQFINLYGITEVSCWSFYHCLNDKEIWDNKEVPIGKPLAKSEYKVLGEDGMKILQGEGKLYLGGCDRQCLIDDECHKNDNVPKFRDSGDFVRIDNEGRIIYIGRKDRQVKRNGCRLHLGEIEKIAVAEPSVFECKAVMKGERLVLFIVPKLPLENKTMKDYVQSIIKRKLPKHYSPDDIILVDEIPITKHGKCDFKALLSQTRESIDKFGHGISKITIENILKEEWKKLLKNCVKTGDSNFLLSGGDSFSALNLARAIEDRLELSAPDLVDVILHKSFSDIVSHVEKLASKSEVKSTKRREKELEEGVKISINKKIRLESYNRLWKSCSCMNSAVMRGNQYFCMTCMKTVRNPVLKTQTQRNKDSGIFGCNLTGTFCREEPSKVLTLNSGTIDTEALAQMIGRVEITQRWSFDTGKCVDASPLVIQASFGLHEVFIGSHSHHMYALVAETGALLWKTKLGDRIESSACVSLCGKYIIVGCYDGGVYTLARDTGDIIWMYRTKSSVKSSPAVDPITGWIYIGSHDHHVYSLAIENQVCCWRVQIDEGSVFSSPALSYDNHYVCVCSLSGHVAALRPKSGEIIWKFNTGKPLFSSPTITTIGPCVGCVDGKLYQLDHQGCLVWSFTTSAPIFSSPVQLPVVIPVSLTISNHSILLGSHDNNVYCISSDGTELWRQKTTDFVYSTCFCFGNVFENFHDSEKRNSLPQNKQQEINTFKYCVVTSKDGTITVIGLETGRMVGSFKLPWEVFSSPVVIGNLLVVGCRDNSVYCLNVSEK